A single genomic interval of Camelina sativa cultivar DH55 chromosome 11, Cs, whole genome shotgun sequence harbors:
- the LOC104728860 gene encoding RNA-binding protein 25-like, with product MGRDHDGSPPGNTIRDVDDRDYRIKSSREKPSGAGKDSGEEKDVSRRRESKRRTKDGKESGSESGLESGSESESEKEEERRRSRKDRGKRKSDRKSRRRRRDYSSSSGSDSESESDYSSEYSDSEESESEDERRRRKRKRREREERERKRRRREKRKKSDKDGDRKKKDKDKKKKKKKKKKSEKVKKGAVTKSWGKYGIIRETDMWNKRPEFTAWLLEVKEVNLESLPPWEEKKMFKDFMEDHNTGTFSSKKYYDIDGYYRQKLEKEMKKGLKKAGISERTVFNDEEQRRLEMQEVRERQKEEEVLALKRSMEGGMAQAMKEQARLKEEMVYLYKIGDMEGAAAIQRRLDPDVPM from the exons ATGGGAAGAGACCACGACGGTTCTCCACCGGGGAACACGATTCGCGACGTTGATGATAGAGACTACAGGATAAAATCATCCAGAGAGAAACCGAGCGGTGCTGGAAAGGATTCAGGGGAAGAGAAAGATGTGAGTCGCCGCCGTGAATCGAAGAGGAGAACAAAAGACGGCAAAGAGTCTGGTTCCGAATCAGGTTTAGAGAGTGGAAGCGAGTCTGAAtcggagaaggaagaagagagacgtAGAAGTAGAAAAGATAGAGGGAAGAGGAAATCAGATCGGAAATCTAGGAGAAGACGGCGTGATTATTCGAGTAGTAGTGGCTCGGATTCGGAATCGGAATCGGATTATTCGTCGGAGTATTCTGATTCCGAggagagtgagagtgaagatgagagaaggaggaggaagaggaagagaagagagagggaagagagagagaggaagagaaggagaagagagaagaggaagaagtctgATAAAGATGGAgataggaagaagaaggacaaggataagaagaagaagaagaagaagaagaagaagtctgaGAAAGTGAAGAAAGGAGCTGTTACTAAATCATGGGGCAAGTATGGAATCATCAGAGAAACTGATATGTG GAATAAACGACCAGAGTTCACAGCATGGTTGCTTGAAGTTAAAGAG GTTAACTTGGAAAGCTTGCCACCttgggaagagaagaagatgttcaAAGA TTTTATGGAAGATCACAACACTGGTACATTTTCTTCGAAGAA ATACTATGACATTGATGGGTACTACAGacaaaagttggaaaaagagatgaaaaaggGTTTGAAGAAAGCTGGGATTAGTGAACGTACTGTCTTCAATGATGAGGAACAACGCAG GCTAGAGATGCAGGAAGTACGCGAAAGgcagaaggaagaagaagttttagcTCTAAAGCGATCAATGGAAGGCGGAATG GCACAAGCCATGAAAGAGCAAGCTCGGCTAAAGGAAGAAATGGTTTACTTATACAAGATTGGGGACATGGAG